AAGGCTTACGCTGTGAAGCTCCTCCAGTACGGCTGGGAAACGATTTCCGAAGCCCTCAAGCATGGTGGCATCACGAACATGATGGACCGTCTCTCCAACCCGGCTAAGATCCGCGCAACGGAACTTGCTGAAAAGATGAAGAAGATCATGAAGCCGCTTTACTGCGAACATCAGGACAACATCATCTCTGGCAAGTTCTCCAGCACGATGATGGTCGACTGGGAAGCTGGCGACAAGGACCTCCTCAAGTGGCGTGGTGAAACCGGCGAACTCGAATTCGAAAAGGTTGCCGCAACAGACAAGCAGATCACCGAACAGGAATACTTCGACCGTGGCGTTCTCATGACCGCTATGATCAAGGCCGGTGTGGAACTTGCATTCGAAACCATGTGCTCTGTGGGCATCAAGCCGATGAGCGCTTACTACGAATCCCTCCACGAAACTCCGCTCATTGCAAACCTCATCGCTCGCAAGAAGCTGTTCGAAATGAACCGCGTCATCAGCGATACTGCAGAATACGGCTGCTACCTGTTTGCTAACAAGTGCGTTCCTCTCCTCGCAGACTTCATGAAGAACGAAGTCAAGAAGGGCGACATTGGCGATATCTTCAACGAAGGCAATACCAACGCTGTCGATAACGAAGAACTCATCAAGGTGAACAAGAACATCCGTCAGCATCCGGTGGAAGAAGTCGGTGCATGGCTCCGCGAACGCATGTCTGGCATGACCCGCGTCGTCTAAGCTTCGTCTAGCGGCGTTCTCGACCCTCTCGCTGTACTACTTGTACAGCTTCGGGGTCTGCGGCCTTGCTATACTCGCTTATACTTGCGGGAAGAAAGTTGTCTAATCTTGATTATACGACTTTCGATAATCGTTCTGCTTGATTAAACTTGCGGGGCGATAAAACCGCAGTTCATAGCTTTGAACGTTTTAAAATCTCGTCAGGTAATCCCTGGCGGGATTTTTTTTTGTTTATGATGTTGGAATAATGCTTTTTTTAGGAATTGTGCATATAAAAGTGACTGCTTTGGTATATTTATATGCTTGTTTTTAAATATTGTAAATAAAATAATGCTTAAGATGCTGCTTTTTTGCGCTGCTGAGCATATAAAACTGGAAAAATGATGACTTTTATATGCTTTGTTTTTCTTGAAATTGTCTTTTGCAAAGATGTTTTCGGAACTTGATGCATATAAATTGAATGAAAATGTTTTTTTATATGCTCGTTCTTGTGATTTGCTGATAAAATAACGATTGAAATAGCCGTTTTTTTAGTGCCAGTGCATATAAAAATAGGCAGAAATTGTTTTTTATATGCATTGAAGGTTGGTTTTGAAGCTTTTTTAAGAGTAAAAAACGCTCGCGTTTGGCGAGCGTCTTATATGACGAAGTCAAGATTCGCGCATCTCGTTATAGGACCGCGCGCATCCTGTTATGAATTGCGCGCGCCTTGTTATGAATTGCGCGCGTCTTGTATTACAGGTGCGTCTTGCGTTGTATTATGCGTTCTTCGTTTTCTTGCTTTTCACGAAGAGGTATGCGCCGAAGGCGATGAGCAGAATTGCTGCAAGCAGGCTCACCTTGAGGCAGGCGTGGAATGGCTTACTGCGGTATTCCATGCGGACCTCGGACTTGCCCTTCGGGATTTCGACTGCGCGGAGGTTGCCGAATGCCTTGTAGACCTTGGCTTCCTTGCCGTTGACTGTCGCTTTCCAGTAGGGGTGGTAGTTGCCTGCGACGACCATAAAGCCTGCACGGTCGCTTTCGACCTGATACACTTGCGTGTCCATCTTCGGGCTTGCAACGAGCTTTGCCTTGCCCTGTGCGACTCCGCCTTCGCCCTTGTTTTGCGGTTCTTCGGAGAGGATGACTTTTTCGCGGTATTCAAAGCCGTTCTTGAGCGCGTCAATGGCTTTGGCATCATCCATCGTGGTGGATTCACCGTAGATGTAGGCTTCGCCCATGGCGGTTGTAATCGGCATGTAGCTTGTTCCGCGCTGCGTGTCGAAGATGATGGCGTTGATGTTCATCAAGTCAAGGAACGGGTGCGGTGCGCTTTGGTCGTTGATGTTCAAGAGATAGTTCGCATTGCCTTGACCGCCACGGAACTCGCGATAGCTTGAGAGCTCGTTGTCGTGGAAACCGTCTGCATTGCGCATGTGGTATTGCGGGAAGATGTTTCCGCTGAGAGCCTTGTTGCGGGAGAGCGAAAGCACGCGTGGTTGGTTGATGGAGTCTGCTTTGTATGGAGCCTTAAGTGCCGCAACAACGCCATTGTTTGGCTGCAGGTATTCATTGGCGGGAACGTTTTGGATAAATGCGCCATTGATGGTCAAAAGTTCGATGCCAGCGACAAGGGCGAGGATTCCGACCTTGGCGGGTGTGCTCCCTTTCCATTTGAACACGGCGATGCTTGCGCCAATCACAACGAGAATCAAGATGAAGCTCGGGAGAATCTTTGAGGCGGTGGCGTTCATCGCGACTTCGTTCAGCGGTTTGAAGTACGGGGCGGTCACTGGGTCGTTCAAGAGCTTTTGTCCGCTCATGAGGAAGAGCCCGATGATTGCAAATCCGATAACGACGGCTGCCTGGACGCTTCTAGAAGTTCCCGGAAGCTTGGACTTGAATGCATCGACAAAGTTCTTGACGTTAATTGCTTTGCCTTGATCATCGAGGCTCATCACACCGAGGCATGCTGCTGCGTAGGCGAGGCAGACGACAAATCCGAACGGGCTGATAAAGAGTGTCCAGTTGAAACGTGCAATCACGACGAGCAAAAGCAGAATGACGAACATCGCGGTTCCGTGCAACAGGGCGCGACGGTTCTTGGCGGCATCTTCGCTTTCATCAGAGATGGCCTTGAGTACGGGGCCTGCCATCATTACGAGCAAGAGCGGGAGCCAGAATAGTGCCATACCCGGAGCGCGGAAGTTCTTGACGCCCGGCAGAATATTGTACCAGAGCTTGAAGAGCGGGGAATGATCGCCCATGCCGTAGCTCAAAGCGACGACGGCTCCGAGTCCCCAGAAACTTGCCCAGCGGCGCTTGCCCGGGAGGAACAAGCAGAGGAATCCGAGGAACGTGAGGAGTGCGCCCGCATTGTTGTGGTCGAGCTTGAAGCTGTTGTGGCCCCAGTAGAACGGGCTGCCTTGACTGCCGGCTTCGGCCATCTTGCGGTATTCGTCCATGGTGATGTTGACCAAGGAACTGCTCTTCAAATCGTTTGTCTTTTCGTCCTGTTCGTAGACATCGACTCCGATGAATCCCGGAATGAGCATTTGCGCCATTTCTTCCTGATGGAAGGACCAGCTTACGGCGTGACCGTAATTGGTGTGTTCTCCTTCACCGCGAACGGACTGTGTTGTAGTGTAGAGGTAAGGCGGGATAATCTGGAAACAGCTGAGGGCAAGTCCAAAGGCGAGTGCTGCGGCTGCAAGCCCGACGCGTTTACCGCGTACAGCAAGCGTGTTGCAATGGAATGCGGCTTCGTAGAGCGTGTAAAGCCCTGCACCCCACAAGAAGAGATACGTGAGCTGCAAGTGGCTCCCTAGAATCATCCAGGTGACGCTCAGCGCAAAGACGATGAGGTAGGGGAGGCTTCCGTCGCGGACGATTTTACGGATGGCAAGGAGTGCCAACGGGGCAATCGCAAAGACCATCATCTTTCCATCGTGACCACCGTAAATGTAAGTGAAATATTCCGGCGAAAATGCGTAGAGGAATCCGAGGAGAGAACCCCACCACTTGTTGCCGGTCAAGTTCCAGGCGAGGAGCATCGCGCTCATGAAGGCAACCCACACGGTCAAGATGAACTTGAAACCGACGGCGCGTGCCGGATCCATGATGAACTGAGTCCACACGAGCGGATGGTAAGCGTCGGCAAAGAGTGCGTCAATCGTCGGGACACCGCCAAGGCGGCTATCGTCCCATTCCGTGAGGATGACGTCGAACGTGCGCAAAATGCGGCTGCCGATGCCGTTCAGCTGGTCGCTGTTGAGCATGAGTTGACTGGAATCGAATGCGAAATCGCGGAAGACGAACAGCAAAATCGCAAAGAAAACTGTGGCCATAGCCACAAAGAATGCAGGTTTCTTGTTGAGGAAATTCATGTCAGGAAATATAAAAATACCGCAGAGGAAGCCCACTACGGTTTGTTAAATTGTTTGCTTTTGAACGAATTTGCTGTCGAAGTTATTCGAGCGTGTTTTCGTCGGTCTTGGCGGTCTTGACGAGGCTGTAGATGCCGAATGCAGAAATGATGCACACTGCGGCAATGACGACGTACTTAATCAATTTTCCCATAAGGTTTCTCCTTGGCTTTTTTTATAAAGATATTTGTTTTTCGCAAAACGGTCAAGTGATTTTTAGAACTTTGAGCTTGGAACTTAGAACTTAGAACTTAGAACACTCTCTTCTCTCTAAAAGAAAAAAACTAAGTTCTAAGAGCGAAGCGGGCTAAGCTCTGCCAACTGCGCCCCCGGCGCTACTCTTTCGTGATAATCATGCAAATCACGGGGAGCTTTTTGTCGACTTCGTTTTCACTCGGGATGATTTCGCTTTCGACGACCTTGCAGTTGAGCTCCTTCACAAAGAATTCGAGCTGGCTACGTTCAAAACCAAGCCAAATGTGGCCGTGGGTCGTGCGGAATGATTCTTCCTTGTGCTGGGCGAGGTCCAAAAGCGCAAGCATTCCACCCGGTTTCAAGATGCGGGTCGCTTCCTTGAGGGCAAGGCGCGGGTCGGTTGCATGGTGGAGCACTTGGCTCATCAAGACGAGGTCTGCGTAGTTGGACGGAAGGCCCGTCTGCGTCATGTCGGCGACTTTCGGCATCACGTTTTCGATGCCCTTCTGGTGCAAAATCTGCTGGAATCCGCTGATGATTTTCGGGTCATAGTCGAGGGCCGTCACGTTCTTGCAGCGGCTGGCGAGCATCAGCGAGAGGTCTCCGCCTTCGCCGCAACCGATGTCCACGGCGTTTTCAAATGGCACCATGAGCTTGCTGAACAGGCTGATTTGCGCCTTGAGGCTACCGCCGGCCTGGTCGAGCTTGTGGATTTGTCCCTTGGTCTTGTCGGTGCGTTCTTCGAGCG
The sequence above is a segment of the Fibrobacter sp. UBA4297 genome. Coding sequences within it:
- the ilvC gene encoding ketol-acid reductoisomerase, translating into MNYFNSIPMRRQLEEIGHCRFMEHSEFSRGVEALKGKKIVFVGCGAQGLHQGLDLRDSGLDVSYTLRKEAIEQKRQSWKNATENGFKVGTYEEMIPDADLVCNLTPDKQHHNVIPAIMKLMKKGAALSYSHGFNIVEEGQEIRKDITVIMVAPKGPGSEVRSEYLRGFGMPCLIAVHPENDPEGKGWDYAKAYAAGLHADRPGVLESSFVAEVKSDLMGEQTILCGMLQTGTILCYDKMVKEFGIDKAYAVKLLQYGWETISEALKHGGITNMMDRLSNPAKIRATELAEKMKKIMKPLYCEHQDNIISGKFSSTMMVDWEAGDKDLLKWRGETGELEFEKVAATDKQITEQEYFDRGVLMTAMIKAGVELAFETMCSVGIKPMSAYYESLHETPLIANLIARKKLFEMNRVISDTAEYGCYLFANKCVPLLADFMKNEVKKGDIGDIFNEGNTNAVDNEELIKVNKNIRQHPVEEVGAWLRERMSGMTRVV
- a CDS encoding YfhO family protein, coding for MNFLNKKPAFFVAMATVFFAILLFVFRDFAFDSSQLMLNSDQLNGIGSRILRTFDVILTEWDDSRLGGVPTIDALFADAYHPLVWTQFIMDPARAVGFKFILTVWVAFMSAMLLAWNLTGNKWWGSLLGFLYAFSPEYFTYIYGGHDGKMMVFAIAPLALLAIRKIVRDGSLPYLIVFALSVTWMILGSHLQLTYLFLWGAGLYTLYEAAFHCNTLAVRGKRVGLAAAALAFGLALSCFQIIPPYLYTTTQSVRGEGEHTNYGHAVSWSFHQEEMAQMLIPGFIGVDVYEQDEKTNDLKSSSLVNITMDEYRKMAEAGSQGSPFYWGHNSFKLDHNNAGALLTFLGFLCLFLPGKRRWASFWGLGAVVALSYGMGDHSPLFKLWYNILPGVKNFRAPGMALFWLPLLLVMMAGPVLKAISDESEDAAKNRRALLHGTAMFVILLLLVVIARFNWTLFISPFGFVVCLAYAAACLGVMSLDDQGKAINVKNFVDAFKSKLPGTSRSVQAAVVIGFAIIGLFLMSGQKLLNDPVTAPYFKPLNEVAMNATASKILPSFILILVVIGASIAVFKWKGSTPAKVGILALVAGIELLTINGAFIQNVPANEYLQPNNGVVAALKAPYKADSINQPRVLSLSRNKALSGNIFPQYHMRNADGFHDNELSSYREFRGGQGNANYLLNINDQSAPHPFLDLMNINAIIFDTQRGTSYMPITTAMGEAYIYGESTTMDDAKAIDALKNGFEYREKVILSEEPQNKGEGGVAQGKAKLVASPKMDTQVYQVESDRAGFMVVAGNYHPYWKATVNGKEAKVYKAFGNLRAVEIPKGKSEVRMEYRSKPFHACLKVSLLAAILLIAFGAYLFVKSKKTKNA
- a CDS encoding ArsR/SmtB family transcription factor, whose translation is MTNSNLNQNREPIIPNMELFGAISDEMRLKILLLLDQSEFTVNEIKDILDIHQSNASRHLAKLSQCGLVKDRRDGIKAYYRLSEELYMSSRLLQIIREAYDELQDKDILKCRAAQALEERTDKTKGQIHKLDQAGGSLKAQISLFSKLMVPFENAVDIGCGEGGDLSLMLASRCKNVTALDYDPKIISGFQQILHQKGIENVMPKVADMTQTGLPSNYADLVLMSQVLHHATDPRLALKEATRILKPGGMLALLDLAQHKEESFRTTHGHIWLGFERSQLEFFVKELNCKVVESEIIPSENEVDKKLPVICMIITKE